The Formosa sp. Hel1_33_131 genome window below encodes:
- a CDS encoding ABC-F family ATP-binding cassette domain-containing protein, whose protein sequence is MLSVSNLSVQFGKRILFDEVNTSFNTGNCYGIIGANGAGKSTFLNIIAGVQEPTSGHVHLEPGKRMSVLEQNHNLYDEHTVLETVIMGNNPLFKIKAEIDALYNDYSDANADRIGELQVKFEEMNGWNADSDAASMLSNLGIKEEHHYTLMKDLDGKQKVRVLLAQALFGSPDVLIMDEPTNDLDYETISWLEHFLANYDSCVIVVSHDRHFLDAVCTHISDIDFNKINHFSGNYTFWYESSQLAAKQRAQLNKKSEDKKKELEEFIRRFSANMAKSKQATSRKKMIDKLDVADIRPSSRRYPAIIFEREREAGDQILNVEKLAYQLEGDTLFDKIDFNLNKGDKVVVYSKDSRATSAFYDIVTKKLEAKSGTFQWGVTTTQSYLPLDNSSFFKNAMNLVEWLRQWTKTEEEREEVHIRGFLGKMIFSGEEALKQSNVLSGGEKVRCMLSRMMMMRANVLMLDEPTNHLDLESITAFNNSLKNFKGTVLFTTHDHEFAQTLANRVIELTPKGVIDRYTTFDEYMQDSKIKELRTKMYG, encoded by the coding sequence ATGTTATCAGTTTCAAACTTATCAGTACAATTTGGAAAACGAATTCTTTTTGATGAAGTCAATACGTCTTTCAATACCGGAAATTGCTATGGAATTATTGGCGCCAATGGGGCTGGGAAATCTACATTTCTAAATATCATAGCAGGGGTGCAAGAACCCACTTCTGGACATGTGCACTTGGAGCCCGGGAAACGCATGTCGGTACTTGAGCAAAATCACAATCTTTACGATGAGCATACCGTATTGGAAACGGTGATTATGGGAAACAATCCGCTGTTTAAAATTAAGGCTGAAATTGACGCCTTGTACAACGATTATTCAGATGCAAATGCCGACCGTATTGGAGAGCTTCAAGTGAAGTTTGAAGAAATGAACGGATGGAATGCCGACAGTGATGCGGCGTCTATGCTCTCAAATTTAGGGATCAAAGAAGAGCACCACTACACCCTAATGAAAGATTTGGACGGAAAACAAAAGGTTCGCGTCTTGTTGGCACAAGCCCTGTTTGGATCGCCAGATGTGTTAATTATGGATGAGCCTACCAATGATTTGGATTATGAAACCATCTCTTGGTTAGAGCATTTCTTAGCCAATTACGATAGTTGTGTGATTGTGGTATCGCATGACCGTCACTTTTTGGATGCGGTATGTACACATATTTCAGATATCGATTTTAATAAGATCAACCACTTCTCTGGGAATTATACATTTTGGTACGAGTCGTCTCAATTGGCTGCCAAACAACGCGCCCAACTGAATAAAAAGTCAGAAGATAAAAAGAAAGAATTAGAAGAATTCATCCGTCGTTTTTCTGCCAATATGGCGAAGTCCAAACAAGCCACGAGTCGAAAGAAAATGATTGATAAGTTAGATGTGGCGGACATTCGTCCTTCTAGCAGACGTTATCCAGCCATTATTTTCGAACGCGAACGCGAAGCAGGAGATCAGATTTTAAATGTTGAAAAATTAGCCTACCAATTGGAAGGTGACACGCTTTTTGATAAGATTGATTTTAACTTGAACAAAGGCGATAAAGTGGTGGTGTATTCTAAAGATTCCCGAGCCACTTCTGCATTCTACGACATCGTCACAAAAAAATTAGAGGCTAAAAGCGGAACATTCCAATGGGGTGTGACCACAACGCAATCGTATTTGCCTTTAGATAATAGCAGCTTTTTTAAGAATGCCATGAATTTGGTGGAATGGTTGCGACAGTGGACCAAAACGGAAGAAGAACGCGAAGAAGTACACATTCGTGGGTTTTTAGGGAAAATGATTTTCAGTGGGGAAGAAGCGCTCAAACAATCGAACGTACTGTCGGGTGGCGAAAAAGTGCGTTGTATGCTTTCCCGTATGATGATGATGCGTGCCAACGTCCTCATGCTCGATGAACCGACCAACCACTTGGATTTGGAAAGTATCACAGCCTTTAATAATTCCTTAAAAAACTTTAAAGGAACGGTATTGTTTACCACCCACGATCATGAGTTTGCACAAACCTTGGCCAATAGGGTGATTGAGCTGACGCCTAAGGGCGTAATTGATCGTTACACGACCTTTGATGAGTATATGCAAGATTCTAAGATTAAGGAGCTTCGTACAAAGATGTATGGGTAG
- a CDS encoding TlpA family protein disulfide reductase, producing the protein MKPIHLLFGLLIFVGCQTSPEEIKPVFVGGDIINPSNNYVVLYDTQNNTDTLYLNDENRFFHHFTNFKPGIHSFVHGGKYQSILLEENDSIMMHINTHDFDESIVYNGIGAKKNNYLINLLLKLEKEDRKTNAFYAKPPEKYHQNIEAFISKNTKDLEFFMTKNLNSELFKKVALSSIKYHYFTRKELYPFRHFGVHNFSNFKELPSDFYEFREEIVYNDIDLKDFYPYYNFLFPHINNLALEQLTTANPEFTLEDHQLDYTSRKLELIDSLVTNTMIKNNLLKYTTRNFISNSNSIDQSYILYQSFLDKSTNEKDKKYIKDLFKNVQGLQPGYPLPAIEVINHTNETVNINTIFDKTTVIYFWDNASRYHFENSHIKVKTLQEKLPNIDFVAININSMHTYVWKNMIFGNQFKINNEYRFADPSYAKKRLAINYIKKVLIVDRNGVILNATADLFDPEFEVSLKKYK; encoded by the coding sequence ATGAAACCAATACACCTCCTTTTTGGGCTTTTAATCTTTGTGGGCTGTCAGACCAGTCCCGAAGAAATCAAGCCTGTTTTTGTGGGTGGGGACATCATCAATCCCAGCAATAATTATGTGGTTTTATATGATACACAAAACAATACAGACACCTTATATCTGAATGATGAGAATCGGTTTTTTCATCATTTCACAAACTTCAAACCGGGGATTCATTCTTTTGTACATGGCGGAAAATACCAATCCATTTTACTAGAAGAAAATGACAGTATTATGATGCACATCAATACCCACGATTTTGACGAATCAATTGTTTATAATGGGATTGGCGCTAAAAAAAATAATTATCTTATTAATCTTTTATTAAAACTAGAGAAAGAAGATCGTAAAACCAATGCGTTTTACGCCAAACCACCTGAAAAATACCATCAAAATATAGAAGCATTCATTTCTAAAAACACCAAAGACTTAGAGTTTTTTATGACTAAAAACCTAAATTCTGAGCTCTTTAAAAAGGTAGCCCTTTCCAGTATAAAATACCATTATTTCACCCGAAAAGAATTGTATCCGTTCCGTCATTTTGGCGTTCATAATTTCAGTAATTTTAAAGAACTCCCTTCTGATTTTTATGAGTTCAGGGAGGAAATTGTTTACAACGATATCGATCTTAAAGATTTTTATCCCTACTATAATTTTTTATTTCCTCATATCAATAATTTGGCACTGGAACAATTGACTACTGCCAATCCGGAATTCACTTTGGAGGATCATCAGCTAGACTACACCAGTCGAAAGTTAGAGCTCATCGATAGCTTGGTGACCAATACCATGATTAAAAATAATTTATTAAAATATACCACACGAAATTTCATTTCCAATTCAAACTCCATCGATCAGAGTTATATTTTGTACCAATCTTTTTTGGATAAAAGCACCAATGAAAAGGATAAAAAATACATTAAAGACTTGTTTAAAAATGTGCAAGGTTTGCAACCGGGCTATCCGCTCCCAGCGATTGAAGTGATCAATCATACAAATGAAACCGTAAATATCAATACGATATTTGATAAAACAACGGTGATTTATTTTTGGGACAATGCCAGTCGTTACCATTTTGAAAACAGTCATATCAAAGTGAAAACCCTACAAGAAAAATTACCAAACATTGATTTTGTTGCCATCAATATCAACTCCATGCACACCTATGTATGGAAAAATATGATTTTCGGAAATCAGTTCAAAATCAACAACGAATACCGTTTTGCAGATCCCTCCTATGCCAAAAAACGCTTGGCGATTAACTACATAAAAAAAGTTTTGATTGTGGATCGTAATGGCGTTATTTTAAATGCTACCGCCGATTTGTTTGATCCTGAATTTGAAGTCTCTCTTAAAAAATACAAATAA
- the fsa gene encoding fructose-6-phosphate aldolase, with protein MKFFIDTANLDQIKEAQDLGVLDGVTTNPSLMAKEGITGAENILNHYKAICAIVEGDVSAEVISTDFDGMVKEGEALAALHPQIVVKLPMIKDGVKACKYFSDKGIRTNVTLVFSPGQALLAAKAGATYVSPFIGRLDDISTDGLNLIAEIRLIYDNYGFGTEILAASVRHTMHVIDCAKLGADVMTGPLSSIEGLLRHPLTDSGLAKFLEDYKKGN; from the coding sequence ATGAAATTTTTTATTGACACTGCCAATTTAGATCAGATTAAAGAAGCGCAAGACCTAGGTGTTTTGGATGGCGTTACTACCAACCCCTCATTAATGGCCAAAGAAGGCATCACTGGTGCAGAAAACATTTTGAACCACTACAAAGCCATTTGTGCAATTGTTGAAGGAGATGTGTCTGCGGAAGTTATTTCTACAGATTTTGATGGGATGGTTAAAGAAGGGGAGGCTCTAGCAGCTTTGCATCCACAAATTGTGGTGAAACTTCCAATGATTAAAGACGGTGTAAAAGCGTGTAAATATTTCAGCGATAAAGGCATTAGAACCAATGTTACTTTGGTGTTTTCACCCGGGCAAGCTTTGTTAGCTGCTAAAGCAGGTGCGACTTATGTATCGCCGTTTATTGGGCGTTTGGATGATATCTCAACAGACGGTTTAAATTTAATTGCGGAGATTCGTCTTATCTACGATAATTACGGATTTGGTACTGAAATTTTAGCAGCTTCTGTACGTCATACCATGCACGTGATTGACTGTGCTAAATTAGGCGCCGATGTCATGACAGGTCCTTTGAGCTCTATTGAAGGTTTGTTACGTCACCCATTGACTGATAGTGGTTTGGCTAAATTTTTAGAAGATTATAAAAAAGGAAATTAA
- a CDS encoding SDR family oxidoreductase, with amino-acid sequence MAKVVLITGGSSGIGKSIGEYLTDKGFTVYGTSRFPEKYTDSKFPIIKLDVTQTASISECVSELISKTGQIDVLVNNAGIGITGPLEEIPMEEMKRNFETNLFGPINMINAVLPYMRTQKSGQILNITSIAGYMGLPFRGVYSASKGALELITESYRMELKAFNITMSNIAPGDFATNIAAGRYHAPLLEDSPYKVAYGTTLNLMDSHVDSGKNPLLMAQVIHKIITSKNPKIHYKVGAFLQKFSVVLKRILPDLWYEKLLSRFYNI; translated from the coding sequence ATGGCAAAAGTTGTTTTAATTACAGGCGGATCTTCTGGGATTGGAAAATCAATAGGAGAGTACCTTACCGACAAAGGTTTTACCGTTTATGGTACAAGCCGTTTTCCAGAAAAATATACAGATTCTAAGTTTCCAATTATAAAATTAGACGTCACCCAAACAGCGTCCATTTCTGAATGTGTTTCTGAATTGATTTCCAAAACAGGTCAAATTGATGTATTGGTCAATAATGCCGGGATTGGAATTACGGGACCTTTAGAAGAAATCCCAATGGAGGAGATGAAACGTAATTTTGAAACGAATCTATTTGGACCTATAAATATGATCAATGCCGTGTTGCCTTATATGCGAACGCAAAAATCAGGACAAATTCTAAACATCACGTCTATTGCGGGCTATATGGGATTGCCGTTTAGAGGGGTGTACAGTGCGAGTAAAGGCGCTTTGGAGCTGATTACGGAATCGTATCGTATGGAACTCAAAGCATTTAATATTACGATGAGTAATATTGCCCCTGGTGATTTTGCCACTAATATTGCAGCAGGACGTTACCATGCGCCTTTATTAGAAGATTCCCCCTATAAAGTAGCTTACGGCACCACTTTAAATTTGATGGACTCCCACGTTGATTCTGGGAAAAATCCGTTGCTCATGGCTCAGGTTATTCATAAAATTATCACCTCTAAAAACCCAAAAATTCATTATAAAGTTGGGGCATTTCTACAAAAGTTTTCAGTGGTTTTAAAGCGCATCCTTCCAGATTTGTGGTATGAGAAGCTTTTAAGTCGTTTTTATAATATATAA
- a CDS encoding glutaminyl-peptide cyclotransferase — MHTYKLLTFIGLNVLISACGSTTKSNFSIKTNSETNIISNAETLSIELLNPNNRDFDSIQLTLDTKIITASVDLSAIPLGEKLIKAKVFYDDTFEVALKKVVVVNAKPPKIYTYEIVNTYAHDITSYTQGLEFYKGDLYESTGQYGESKLRKLDYKNGSVVKNVDLSSSYFGEGLSVLNDKIYQLTWKEGRGLVYDVNSFEQIETFNYGQSKEGWGLCNDGQKFYKSDGSEYLWFLNPKTLAEEGSLQAYTNKEKLTNLNELEWVDGKIYANRYQKDGIAIINPENGAIEAVIDFKALKTKVTKHQGLDVLNGMAYNPKTKTLFVTGKRWDKLFEVKIIEN; from the coding sequence ATGCATACCTACAAACTATTGACATTCATCGGACTTAACGTTTTGATCTCCGCCTGCGGATCAACCACCAAATCAAACTTTTCAATCAAAACAAACAGCGAAACAAACATAATTTCCAATGCTGAAACACTTTCTATTGAGCTTCTAAATCCAAACAATAGAGATTTTGACTCTATTCAGTTGACTTTGGATACTAAAATAATTACGGCTTCCGTTGATTTATCAGCAATACCCTTAGGAGAAAAACTCATAAAAGCCAAAGTATTTTATGACGATACTTTTGAAGTCGCCCTTAAAAAAGTGGTGGTGGTGAATGCCAAACCACCAAAAATATATACCTATGAAATTGTAAATACCTATGCTCACGATATCACATCTTATACACAAGGACTTGAGTTTTATAAGGGAGACCTTTATGAAAGTACGGGGCAATACGGCGAATCTAAACTGAGAAAACTTGATTATAAGAATGGATCCGTTGTTAAAAATGTTGATTTAAGTTCTTCTTATTTTGGGGAAGGGCTCTCGGTTTTAAATGATAAAATTTATCAACTCACATGGAAAGAAGGCCGTGGGTTGGTGTATGATGTCAATAGTTTTGAACAGATAGAAACCTTTAATTACGGACAAAGTAAAGAAGGTTGGGGACTGTGTAATGACGGTCAGAAGTTTTATAAATCTGATGGATCTGAATATCTGTGGTTTTTGAATCCTAAAACTCTGGCGGAAGAAGGGTCTTTGCAAGCCTACACCAATAAAGAGAAATTGACAAACCTCAATGAATTGGAATGGGTGGATGGAAAAATTTATGCAAATCGCTATCAGAAAGATGGTATCGCCATCATCAATCCAGAAAATGGAGCGATCGAAGCGGTCATCGATTTTAAAGCCTTAAAAACAAAAGTAACCAAACACCAAGGATTGGATGTTTTAAATGGAATGGCCTACAACCCAAAAACAAAAACCTTATTTGTGACTGGAAAACGTTGGGATAAATTATTTGAAGTTAAAATTATTGAAAATTAA
- a CDS encoding acyl-CoA thioesterase, whose protein sequence is MMVFEATRSVVSDDLDDLMHVNNVRYVQWVQDIAKSHWEASTTPLQQQENIWVLLSHHIDYKSAAKLHDEIHLKTYVTRSEGVSSTRIVEMYHKNSDKLIVKSETTWCLLDATSKKPKRISPEIAKVFR, encoded by the coding sequence ATGATGGTATTTGAAGCCACTCGATCTGTTGTTTCGGACGACTTAGACGACTTAATGCATGTGAATAATGTGCGTTATGTGCAATGGGTTCAAGATATTGCGAAGTCGCATTGGGAAGCTTCCACCACTCCACTCCAACAACAAGAAAATATTTGGGTCTTATTGAGCCATCACATCGATTATAAATCTGCTGCCAAACTCCACGATGAAATTCACCTCAAAACCTATGTCACACGCTCTGAGGGCGTCAGCTCTACACGCATCGTTGAAATGTATCATAAGAACAGTGACAAATTGATTGTCAAATCTGAAACCACTTGGTGCTTGTTAGATGCAACAAGCAAAAAACCAAAACGAATCAGCCCTGAGATTGCTAAAGTGTTTCGTTAA
- a CDS encoding addiction module protein: MGALELRAKLIEQFNLFIQDDSKLIALDGVFDSINTSTQAPSIIPEEHYKIVEERRRKYHAGETSGSTWDEVRQKLRNKYGF, from the coding sequence ATGGGAGCATTAGAATTAAGAGCTAAACTGATAGAACAATTTAATTTGTTTATACAAGACGATTCAAAACTTATAGCTTTAGATGGTGTTTTTGATTCTATTAATACATCTACACAAGCCCCATCTATTATTCCAGAGGAACATTATAAAATTGTTGAAGAACGTCGTCGCAAATATCATGCAGGAGAAACAAGTGGTTCTACTTGGGACGAAGTCAGACAAAAATTGAGAAATAAGTATGGGTTCTAA